Proteins found in one Vicia villosa cultivar HV-30 ecotype Madison, WI unplaced genomic scaffold, Vvil1.0 ctg.001667F_1_1, whole genome shotgun sequence genomic segment:
- the LOC131636210 gene encoding uncharacterized protein LOC131636210 produces the protein MDQWNKLRFQDYKTVIAYNSAMHQIIAKLEFCGKTITEKEKLEKTFSTFHASQALLQQQYRMREYTEYSDLVAALLVAEQNNELLIKNHQAQPTGTMPYPEINATTFNRGRGGFNRLKRRGGHVRSDGNNGHARFDGQNQGGYHGRNLFHGRNYFRGRGCGRVHMNNYRSPRYDQNNWNRKGKGKYIQEGPSRNYEDICYRCGKKGHWSKVCRTPEHLCKRPMAYVEENGKEVNFNEIEPIKNNTYFETADFVGGEID, from the coding sequence ATGGATCAGTGGAACAAGTTACGGTTCCAAGATTACAAAACTGTCATTGCATATAATTCTGCTATGCACCAGATTATAGCAAAGCTAGAATTTTGTGGCAAAACTATAACtgaaaaagaaaagttggaaaaaaCTTTTTCAACTTTCCATGCATCTCAGGCATTATTGCAACAACAATATAGAATGAGGGAATACACTGAGTATTCTGATTTAGTTGCAGCCCTTCTGGTGGCAGAACAAAATAACGAGCTCCTTATAAAAAACCACCAGGCACAACCCACAGGAACAATGCCATATCCTGAAATTAATGCCACGACCTTTAATCGTGGGCGTGGTGGCTTTAATCGTCTTAAGAGACGTGGTGGTCATGTTCGTTCTGATGGTAATAATGGTCATGCTCGTTTTGATGGTCAAAATCAAGGAGGATATCATGGTCGAAACCTTTTCCACGGTCGAAACTATTTTCGTGGTAGAGGATGTGGACGAGTTCATATGAATAATTATAGATCCCCCAGATATGACCAAAATAATTGGAATCGCAAAGGAAAGGGTAAGTATATCCAAGAAGGTCCCTCAAGGAATTATGAAGATATATGCTACAGATGCGGAAAGAAAGGCCATTGGTCTAAGGTGTGTAGAACACCAGAACACTTGTGTAAAAGACCAATGGCATATGTTGAAGAAAATGGAAAAGAAGTGAATTTTAATGAGATTGAACCCATAAAAAATAATACCTATTTTGAGACTGCTGACTTTGTTGGAGGTGAAATTGATTAA